The following proteins are co-located in the Pedobacter sp. FW305-3-2-15-E-R2A2 genome:
- a CDS encoding glyceraldehyde-3-phosphate dehydrogenase, protein MLKKYQSEFQSWIEKEKKAIELINVVGQLWFDRSIELVLFRKPLFDVGSSEILAHHQYAKEVSGKDISIYETLELAVTISKCNLAPSRVDIGRLASEWLEDNNNYPTMHDFVVSKLSKHIGKDKISLKPKDVVLFGFGRIGRIAARELILQAGKGEQLRLRAIVTRSYSDEELIKRAELLRTDSIHGPFNGTIIEDFENKALIINGQTIFFIEAKQPDEVDYTLYDIHDALLIDNTGIFRDREGLGRHLTAKGISKVLLTAPAKGDIPNVVAGINDAHIDYANETILSNASCTTNAIVPVLKLIDDAFGIEKGHIETVHSYTNDQNLLDNYHKKYRRGRAAALNLVITETGADKAVAKVIPHLGGKLTGNAVRVPTPNVSLAILNLSLNKVTSKEEVSEILRQASLFGDLSEQIEYSISNELVSTDLIGNSHASIVDGPATIMAKDNKSVVLYTWYDNEYGYTRQVIRLAKKLAGVVRLTYY, encoded by the coding sequence ATGCTAAAGAAATACCAATCCGAATTCCAAAGTTGGATTGAAAAAGAAAAAAAAGCGATTGAATTGATTAATGTTGTTGGCCAATTGTGGTTCGACAGATCTATTGAACTGGTACTATTCCGTAAACCTTTATTTGATGTTGGAAGCAGTGAAATACTTGCGCATCACCAATATGCAAAAGAAGTAAGCGGCAAAGACATCAGCATTTACGAAACACTGGAACTTGCTGTGACCATTTCTAAATGTAACCTCGCCCCATCACGTGTTGACATTGGCAGACTAGCTTCAGAATGGCTGGAAGACAACAACAATTACCCTACAATGCACGACTTTGTAGTGAGCAAACTTAGCAAACACATCGGTAAAGACAAAATCAGCTTAAAACCGAAAGACGTTGTTCTTTTTGGTTTTGGGCGTATTGGACGTATCGCCGCACGTGAACTGATCCTTCAGGCAGGTAAAGGAGAACAATTGCGTTTAAGAGCAATTGTAACCAGAAGCTATAGCGATGAAGAACTGATCAAAAGAGCAGAGTTATTGCGCACAGATTCGATCCACGGTCCTTTCAATGGAACGATTATCGAGGATTTTGAAAACAAAGCACTGATCATCAATGGTCAGACGATCTTTTTCATCGAAGCCAAGCAGCCCGATGAAGTTGATTATACGCTTTATGACATCCATGATGCTTTACTGATTGACAATACAGGGATTTTCCGCGACCGCGAAGGGTTAGGCAGACACCTGACTGCCAAAGGAATCAGCAAGGTTTTATTGACTGCACCTGCTAAAGGAGATATTCCTAACGTGGTGGCAGGAATCAACGATGCGCATATTGATTACGCAAATGAAACCATTTTATCCAATGCATCCTGTACTACCAATGCCATCGTACCGGTATTGAAGTTAATTGATGATGCTTTTGGAATCGAAAAAGGACATATCGAAACGGTTCACTCTTATACAAATGACCAGAACCTGTTAGACAATTACCATAAAAAATATAGAAGAGGCAGAGCTGCAGCATTAAACCTGGTGATCACTGAAACCGGTGCAGATAAAGCAGTAGCAAAAGTAATCCCTCACCTGGGTGGAAAGCTAACCGGAAATGCCGTGCGTGTTCCTACACCAAACGTTTCCCTGGCGATCCTGAACTTATCGTTAAACAAAGTGACTTCCAAAGAAGAAGTAAGCGAAATCTTAAGACAAGCTTCTCTTTTCGGCGACCTGTCTGAACAAATCGAATATTCCATCTCCAATGAGCTGGTAAGTACCGATTTAATCGGAAACAGTCATGCTTCCATCGTTGATGGCCCGGCAACGATTATGGCAAAAGATAATAAATCAGTAGTACTTTATACCTGGTACGATAATGAATACGGCTATACCAGACAGGTGATCCGTCTGGCTAAAAAATTAGCAGGAGTAGTGAGGTTAACTTATTATTAG
- a CDS encoding RNA polymerase sigma factor RpoD/SigA encodes MRQLKITQSITNRESQSLDKYLHEIGKVDLITAEEEVILARKIREGDQAALERLTKTNLRFVVSVAKQYQNQGLTLGDLINEGNLGLIKAAKRFDETKGFKFISYAVWWIRQSILQAIAEQSRIVRLPLNQVGSLSKISKAFSKLEQEFEREPSPEELADILETTVDKISDTLSNSGRHVSMDAPFVQGEENTLLDVLENHEPNTDSSLINESLSEEIKRSLSTLTEREREIIVLFFGLSTNHPLSLEEIGEKFNLTRERVRQIKDKALQRLRHTSRSKILKSYLG; translated from the coding sequence ATGAGACAACTCAAAATCACGCAATCCATTACCAATCGCGAAAGTCAATCTTTAGACAAATACCTTCACGAAATTGGTAAAGTAGATTTAATCACCGCCGAAGAAGAAGTAATATTAGCAAGAAAAATACGCGAGGGAGATCAGGCCGCATTAGAACGTTTAACAAAGACTAACCTACGTTTCGTGGTTTCCGTAGCAAAACAATATCAAAATCAAGGTTTAACGTTAGGAGATTTAATTAATGAGGGTAACCTTGGTTTAATTAAAGCTGCAAAACGTTTTGATGAGACCAAAGGTTTCAAGTTTATCTCTTATGCGGTGTGGTGGATCCGTCAGTCTATATTGCAGGCTATTGCAGAGCAAAGCCGTATCGTTCGTTTGCCATTAAATCAAGTTGGTTCCCTAAGTAAAATCAGTAAAGCCTTCTCTAAATTAGAGCAGGAATTTGAGCGTGAGCCTTCTCCGGAAGAATTAGCAGATATCTTAGAAACTACGGTAGATAAGATCTCCGATACTTTAAGTAACTCCGGACGTCACGTATCTATGGATGCTCCATTTGTTCAGGGTGAAGAAAATACATTATTAGATGTATTGGAAAACCATGAGCCAAATACAGATAGCAGCCTGATCAATGAATCTCTTTCTGAAGAGATCAAACGTTCCCTGTCTACACTAACAGAACGTGAACGCGAAATCATCGTTCTTTTCTTTGGATTAAGCACCAATCATCCCCTGTCTCTTGAAGAGATCGGAGAGAAATTTAACTTAACCCGTGAACGTGTTCGCCAGATCAAAGACAAAGCCTTACAACGCCTTCGTCATACTTCCAGAAGTAAAATATTAAAATCATACCTGGGATAA